One genomic region from Actinocatenispora thailandica encodes:
- the hrpB gene encoding ATP-dependent helicase HrpB, whose protein sequence is MLPAAPDLPIRAVLGELTDTLRGAGTAVLVAPPGTGKTTLAPLALADAVEGRVLVAEPRRVATRAAARRMAALLGEPVGERVGFAVRGERRVSPATRVEVVTTGLLVRRLLRDEELPGVAAVVLDECHERALDSDLALAFSADVRAVLREDLWLLATSATADVPALTAALSAPVVTASAALHPVTPVWCPPPAAVRPALGLRVDPALLAHVAATVRRALAETAGDVLVFLPGTGEIGTVHTALSTVDAEVLELHGRQPAAAQDAVLRGGPRRRVVLATSVAESSLTVPGVRIVVDAGLARVPRMDLARGLGSLATVPVSRAAAEQRAGRAGREGPGTVYRCWSAAQHERLPARPEPEIAVADLTSFALDLACWGRPDGTGLALPEPPPAGAMAVAGEALTALGAVDARGRVTRRGRALAAVGTHPRLARALLDGAPRLGSRRTAELVALLAEPDGAGTDDLAAARRTLDRDRRAAGWRAEMHRLERAAPKHPATGVGAEAAAGVVAGLAFPERLARRREGDEDTYLMAGGTAAQLSPGSALHGAQWLAIAVADRPVGRAAARIRLAAPIDPTTAAELGAALRHTEERIGWYDGDVRADRIDRLGAITLATRPVPDPAPAAVHDALLAGLRGEGPRLLRFGPGGVALRARIAFCRTVFGEPWPDVSDAGLVADPDAWLGPELARARRRADLARIDASAALRRLLDWRQAAELDRLAPERVTVPSGSSIRVDYTDPAAPVLAVKVQEMFGATDTPRIGAGRVPLTLHLLSPAGRPAAVTSDLASFWRTGYPAVRAELRGRYPRHPWPADPTIAPATRRTNPRRR, encoded by the coding sequence ATGCTGCCCGCCGCGCCCGACCTGCCGATCCGGGCGGTGCTGGGCGAGTTGACCGACACGCTGCGCGGCGCCGGCACCGCCGTGCTGGTGGCCCCGCCGGGTACCGGCAAGACCACGCTGGCCCCGCTGGCGCTGGCCGACGCGGTCGAGGGCCGGGTGCTGGTGGCCGAGCCGCGCCGGGTGGCGACCCGGGCGGCGGCCCGGCGGATGGCGGCGCTGCTGGGCGAGCCGGTCGGCGAGCGGGTCGGTTTCGCGGTGCGCGGTGAGCGCCGGGTCTCGCCCGCCACCCGGGTCGAGGTGGTCACCACCGGGCTGCTGGTGCGGCGGTTGCTGCGCGACGAGGAGCTGCCGGGGGTGGCCGCGGTGGTGCTCGACGAGTGTCACGAGCGGGCGCTCGACTCGGATCTGGCGCTGGCGTTCAGCGCCGACGTGCGGGCGGTGCTGCGCGAGGACCTCTGGCTGCTCGCCACCTCGGCGACCGCCGACGTACCGGCACTGACCGCGGCGCTGTCCGCTCCGGTGGTGACCGCCTCGGCGGCGCTGCATCCGGTGACGCCGGTCTGGTGCCCGCCGCCGGCGGCGGTACGGCCGGCGCTCGGCCTGCGGGTCGATCCGGCGCTGCTCGCCCACGTGGCCGCCACGGTGCGCCGGGCGCTCGCCGAGACCGCCGGCGACGTGCTGGTGTTCCTGCCCGGTACCGGCGAGATCGGCACCGTCCACACCGCACTGTCCACTGTGGACGCCGAGGTGCTGGAGCTGCACGGGCGGCAGCCGGCGGCGGCCCAGGACGCGGTGCTGCGCGGCGGGCCCCGGCGCCGGGTGGTGCTCGCCACCTCGGTCGCCGAGAGCAGCCTCACCGTCCCCGGCGTACGGATCGTGGTGGACGCCGGCCTGGCCCGGGTACCGCGGATGGACCTGGCCCGCGGCCTCGGCTCGCTGGCCACCGTGCCGGTCTCCCGGGCCGCCGCCGAGCAGCGCGCCGGCCGGGCCGGCCGGGAAGGCCCCGGTACCGTCTACCGGTGCTGGTCGGCCGCGCAGCACGAGCGGCTGCCCGCCCGGCCCGAACCGGAGATCGCGGTCGCCGACCTGACCTCCTTCGCGCTCGATCTGGCCTGCTGGGGGCGACCGGACGGGACCGGGCTGGCACTGCCGGAGCCGCCGCCGGCCGGCGCGATGGCGGTGGCCGGCGAGGCGCTCACCGCGCTCGGTGCGGTGGACGCGCGGGGCCGGGTGACCCGGCGAGGCCGGGCGCTCGCCGCCGTCGGCACCCATCCGCGGTTGGCCCGGGCGCTGCTCGACGGGGCGCCGCGGCTGGGCAGCCGGCGTACCGCCGAGCTGGTGGCCCTGCTCGCCGAACCCGACGGGGCCGGCACCGACGACCTCGCCGCGGCCCGGCGGACGCTCGACCGGGACCGGCGTGCGGCCGGCTGGCGGGCGGAGATGCACCGGTTGGAACGCGCCGCACCGAAGCACCCGGCCACCGGCGTGGGCGCCGAGGCAGCGGCCGGCGTCGTTGCCGGGCTGGCGTTCCCGGAGCGGCTGGCCCGCCGGCGCGAGGGCGACGAGGACACCTACCTGATGGCCGGCGGTACCGCCGCGCAGCTGTCACCGGGCTCGGCGTTGCACGGCGCGCAGTGGCTGGCGATCGCGGTCGCGGACCGCCCCGTCGGCCGGGCCGCCGCCCGGATCCGGCTGGCCGCACCGATCGACCCGACCACCGCTGCCGAACTCGGCGCGGCGCTGCGGCACACCGAGGAACGGATCGGTTGGTACGACGGTGATGTCCGCGCGGACCGGATCGACCGGCTGGGCGCGATCACGCTCGCCACCCGCCCGGTGCCCGACCCGGCGCCGGCCGCCGTGCACGACGCGTTGCTGGCCGGGCTGCGCGGCGAGGGCCCGCGGTTGCTGCGGTTCGGGCCGGGCGGCGTGGCGCTGCGGGCCCGGATCGCGTTCTGCCGCACCGTGTTCGGCGAGCCCTGGCCGGACGTGTCGGATGCCGGCCTGGTCGCCGACCCGGACGCGTGGCTGGGCCCCGAGCTGGCCCGGGCCCGGCGGCGGGCCGACCTGGCGCGCATCGACGCCAGCGCCGCGCTGCGCCGGCTGCTCGACTGGCGCCAGGCGGCCGAGCTCGACCGGCTCGCGCCGGAACGGGTGACGGTACCCAGCGGCTCGTCGATCCGGGTCGACTACACCGATCCGGCGGCACCGGTGCTCGCGGTGAAGGTGCAGGAGATGTTCGGCGCCACCGACACCCCGCGCATCGGCGCCGGGCGGGTACCGCTGACGCTGCACCTGCTGTCGCCCGCCGGGCGACCGGCCGCGGTGACCAGCGACCTGGCGTCGTTCTGGCGCACCGGCTATCCGGCGGTACGGGCCGAGCTGCGCGGGCGCTACCCCCGGCACCCGTGGCCGGCCGACCCGACCATCGCACCGGCGACCCGCCGCACCAACCCGCGCCGCCGCTGA
- a CDS encoding YciI family protein has protein sequence MSDPTMAPAMAWTEAVEYSANQGLLAKQLYVVLSEPTNGFGPVLANLEQHLRYQAKLEKDGVMFGAGPFAGADERNWEGSGMFIYRAGSLAQAREFAAADPMHACGARSYTVRTWLLNEGTVSLRMSFSGGRARLD, from the coding sequence ATGAGCGACCCCACGATGGCCCCCGCGATGGCCTGGACCGAGGCGGTCGAGTACTCGGCCAACCAGGGCCTGCTGGCCAAGCAGCTGTACGTGGTGCTGTCCGAACCCACGAACGGCTTCGGTCCGGTCCTGGCCAACCTCGAACAGCACCTGCGTTACCAGGCGAAACTGGAGAAGGACGGGGTCATGTTCGGCGCCGGCCCGTTCGCCGGTGCGGACGAACGGAACTGGGAGGGCAGCGGCATGTTCATCTACCGCGCCGGTTCCCTGGCACAGGCCCGGGAGTTTGCCGCGGCCGATCCGATGCACGCCTGCGGCGCGCGCAGCTACACGGTGCGGACCTGGCTGCTCAACGAGGGCACCGTCTCCCTCCGGATGTCCTTCTCCGGAGGCAGGGCGAGGCTGGACTAG
- a CDS encoding VOC family protein, giving the protein MGVHRLTGITVGVPNVADTAAYYTEFGLSPVPGADDRQRFATVDGGEQLSLRYSRRRRLLSLGIGVENPDDLDRIAVALGRIEVPSRRAGDTLYTVDPTTGLEVGVSVAPRLAQPPTPPPRYNGPGAPQRRNARAPGVDREQPVRPRKLGHVVFGSVDQAATQRFFTAGLGFKVSDEAPGLASFLRCSTDHHNVLVQQAPVAFLHHTAWEVDDVDEVGRGATGMLDGHPERHTWGLGRHYVGSNFFWYLRDPAGNFSEYYSDLDCIVEDQLWEPGVVAAERSLYAWGPPPPPSFLAPDDLAGLMTDTHG; this is encoded by the coding sequence ATGGGCGTGCACCGCCTGACCGGGATCACCGTGGGAGTGCCGAACGTGGCCGACACGGCCGCGTACTACACCGAGTTCGGGCTGTCGCCGGTTCCCGGTGCGGACGACCGGCAAAGGTTCGCGACCGTGGACGGCGGCGAGCAGCTGAGCCTGCGATACAGCAGGCGACGACGGCTGCTGTCGCTGGGGATCGGCGTCGAGAACCCGGACGACCTCGACCGGATCGCCGTGGCGCTGGGGCGCATCGAGGTGCCGAGCCGCCGCGCCGGCGACACCTTGTACACGGTGGATCCGACGACGGGACTGGAGGTCGGCGTGTCGGTGGCGCCGCGGCTGGCGCAGCCGCCGACACCGCCGCCGCGGTACAACGGCCCCGGTGCGCCACAGCGTCGCAACGCCCGTGCCCCGGGCGTCGACCGCGAGCAGCCGGTGCGGCCCCGGAAGCTGGGGCACGTGGTGTTCGGCTCCGTCGACCAGGCGGCCACCCAGCGCTTCTTCACCGCGGGCCTGGGATTCAAGGTCAGTGACGAGGCGCCGGGGCTGGCGTCGTTCCTGCGGTGCTCGACCGACCACCACAACGTCCTCGTGCAGCAGGCGCCGGTGGCCTTCCTGCACCACACCGCCTGGGAGGTCGACGATGTCGACGAGGTCGGGCGCGGCGCCACCGGCATGCTCGACGGACATCCCGAGCGGCACACCTGGGGCCTCGGGCGGCACTACGTCGGATCGAACTTCTTCTGGTACCTGCGGGATCCCGCCGGGAACTTCTCCGAGTACTACTCCGATCTCGACTGCATCGTCGAGGACCAGCTCTGGGAGCCGGGAGTCGTCGCAGCGGAGCGGAGCCTCTACGCCTGGGGGCCGCCACCGCCGCCGTCCTTCCTCGCCCCGGACGACCTCGCCGGTCTGATGACCGACACGCACGGGTGA
- a CDS encoding fumarylacetoacetate hydrolase family protein → MRIANLAGRLVLHTDAGAVDVQRASSGRFGADPQAVYERWDEFRDWARTAPTGPVAAFDEARVRAPVPAPRQVFGIGLNYRDHAAEAGLELPASPAVFTKFATSLAGPRGEIALPGSTVDWEVELVAVVGRRARDVSVARGWDHVAGLTVGQDLSERTVQLAGPAPQFSLGKSFPGFGPTGPCLVTPDELVDRDDLALGCALNGRPVQQARTSQLIFSIPELIARLSAVLPLLPGDLVFTGTPAGVGAARNPKRFLRAGDELVSTIDGIGDMRHRFVGRERVVGAETEG, encoded by the coding sequence ATGCGGATCGCGAATCTTGCTGGTCGGCTGGTGTTGCACACCGACGCTGGTGCCGTGGACGTGCAGCGCGCGAGCAGCGGTCGGTTCGGGGCGGACCCGCAGGCGGTGTACGAGCGCTGGGACGAGTTCCGGGACTGGGCGCGCACCGCGCCGACCGGGCCGGTCGCCGCGTTCGACGAGGCGCGGGTGCGCGCTCCGGTGCCGGCGCCGCGGCAGGTGTTCGGCATCGGCCTGAACTACCGGGATCATGCGGCGGAGGCCGGGCTGGAGCTGCCGGCCTCGCCGGCGGTGTTCACCAAGTTCGCCACCTCGTTGGCCGGTCCGCGCGGCGAGATCGCCCTCCCCGGGTCGACCGTCGACTGGGAGGTGGAACTCGTCGCCGTCGTCGGGCGCCGGGCCCGCGACGTGTCCGTGGCCCGGGGATGGGATCACGTCGCCGGCCTCACGGTCGGGCAGGACCTCTCGGAGCGCACCGTGCAGCTGGCCGGACCGGCACCGCAGTTCAGCCTGGGAAAGTCCTTTCCCGGCTTCGGGCCGACCGGGCCGTGCCTGGTCACCCCGGACGAGCTGGTGGACAGGGACGACCTCGCGCTGGGCTGCGCCCTCAACGGCCGGCCGGTGCAACAGGCACGGACCAGCCAGCTGATCTTCTCGATCCCGGAGCTGATCGCGCGGCTGTCGGCCGTGCTGCCCCTGCTGCCGGGGGATCTCGTCTTCACCGGAACCCCCGCGGGCGTCGGTGCCGCGCGGAACCCGAAGCGGTTCCTGCGTGCCGGCGACGAGCTGGTCAGCACCATCGACGGGATCGGCGACATGCGCCACCGGTTCGTCGGCCGCGAACGCGTCGTCGGCGCGGAGACGGAGGGCTGA
- a CDS encoding FadR/GntR family transcriptional regulator yields the protein MATDETAVGRPERAARQIGDLARAASPGTWLGTKEDVRRTCDVSVGTFNEALRLAQSRGLVRVRPGPGGGLFAAAQSPLARLGNSVLALDTDETSVADAIRIRDALEPLIINDAAWHSSPADIATYRAQLDAMAAARDDADPTAFLHANWQLHERLAGVNPSPMLRAMYTALLDVVRNHTTAVHAAEGHTTDELMQTRYEAHVELVAAVADGDPERIRGAIARHSVVHANDHRQADRTT from the coding sequence ATGGCCACCGACGAGACGGCCGTGGGCCGCCCGGAGCGCGCGGCCCGGCAGATCGGCGACCTCGCTCGCGCCGCATCCCCCGGCACCTGGCTGGGCACCAAGGAGGATGTGCGCAGGACCTGCGACGTATCGGTCGGCACGTTCAACGAGGCGCTCCGCCTCGCCCAGTCCCGAGGACTGGTCAGGGTGCGGCCCGGGCCCGGCGGCGGGCTCTTCGCCGCCGCACAGTCACCGCTGGCCCGGCTGGGCAACTCGGTGCTGGCCCTGGACACCGACGAGACGTCGGTCGCCGACGCCATCCGGATCCGCGACGCGCTCGAACCGTTGATCATCAACGACGCGGCGTGGCACTCCTCCCCCGCCGACATCGCCACCTACCGGGCCCAGCTCGACGCCATGGCCGCGGCGAGGGACGACGCGGACCCGACGGCCTTCCTGCACGCGAACTGGCAGCTGCACGAACGGCTCGCCGGCGTCAACCCCAGCCCGATGCTGCGCGCGATGTACACCGCGCTGCTCGACGTCGTCCGCAACCACACCACCGCGGTCCACGCCGCCGAGGGACACACCACCGACGAGCTCATGCAGACCCGGTACGAGGCACACGTCGAACTCGTCGCCGCCGTGGCCGACGGCGACCCGGAACGCATCCGCGGCGCCATCGCCCGGCACAGCGTCGTGCACGCCAACGACCACCGGCAGGCCGACCGGACGACCTGA
- a CDS encoding polysaccharide deacetylase family protein: MPLHLPEGKRLAVNIGVDFDAHSVWMGLFERTSPLYLSRGEFGAEVGVPRLLDLFDRHDVRATFFTPTHTMATFPDRVAAVVDAGHEIAAHGCYHEFVPALDAPEERRLMEVTIGLHEKYIGRRPIGYRSPASDFTDETHRLLEEFGFGYDSSLMGRDFQPYRPRPVTTVDRERGNTFGDPASFLEFPVSWYLGDFPATEYVPGANPGFTPIEPLLTQWMEQFDYAYANEPNGSVCLTVHPQCIGRAHHIMALERFVEYVGSHRDVWLAPLRDLAARWEDTRT; this comes from the coding sequence ATGCCGTTGCACCTTCCCGAGGGGAAGCGTCTCGCCGTCAACATCGGCGTCGACTTCGACGCCCACTCCGTCTGGATGGGGCTGTTCGAGCGAACCAGCCCGCTGTACCTGTCCCGCGGCGAGTTCGGCGCCGAGGTCGGCGTTCCCCGTCTCCTCGATCTGTTCGACCGGCACGACGTGCGCGCGACGTTCTTCACCCCGACCCACACCATGGCGACCTTCCCGGACCGCGTCGCGGCCGTCGTCGACGCCGGCCACGAGATCGCCGCACACGGCTGTTACCACGAGTTCGTCCCGGCCCTCGACGCGCCGGAGGAGCGTCGCCTCATGGAGGTGACGATCGGGCTGCACGAGAAGTACATCGGTCGCCGCCCGATCGGCTACCGGTCACCGGCATCCGACTTCACCGACGAGACCCACCGGCTGCTGGAGGAGTTCGGGTTCGGCTACGACTCGTCGCTGATGGGGCGAGACTTCCAGCCGTACCGCCCGCGGCCCGTCACCACCGTCGACCGGGAACGGGGCAACACCTTCGGCGACCCCGCCTCGTTCCTGGAGTTCCCGGTCTCCTGGTACCTCGGCGACTTCCCCGCCACCGAGTACGTGCCGGGAGCCAACCCGGGATTCACCCCGATCGAGCCGCTGCTGACCCAGTGGATGGAGCAGTTCGACTACGCCTACGCGAACGAGCCGAACGGATCGGTCTGTCTGACGGTTCACCCGCAGTGCATCGGCCGAGCCCACCACATCATGGCGCTGGAACGGTTCGTCGAGTACGTCGGCTCGCACCGCGACGTCTGGCTGGCCCCCCTCCGCGACCTGGCCGCCAGGTGGGAGGACACACGCACCTGA
- a CDS encoding amidohydrolase family protein → MANGLVDVHAHFTTPDYIESAKAAGRVEPDGMPEAFWPRWSAQDHLDLMDTAGIERAMLSLSSPGVHFGDDAAARVLTREINEFCAGVVRAHPHRFGQLATLPLPDVDGALDELAYCFDELGADGVALLSNHGGVRLGDPRFAPVLAELDRRAAVVLLHPTTCRGHEELSSGRPQPMIEFLFETARTVVDFILGGAAERFRDIRLIVPHLGGVLPLLAERVELFRAISGAPADRTTVAELLGRFYYELAGTPSTTQIAALNSIASPDRLLYGSDYAWTPREHAIDLLRALDTVLAAEHDDWRRQTTENAHALFGRGG, encoded by the coding sequence ATGGCGAACGGTCTGGTCGACGTGCACGCGCACTTCACCACGCCCGACTACATCGAGTCGGCGAAGGCGGCCGGACGGGTGGAGCCGGACGGGATGCCGGAGGCGTTCTGGCCGCGCTGGAGCGCGCAGGACCATCTCGACCTGATGGACACGGCAGGCATCGAGCGGGCCATGCTGTCACTGTCCTCACCGGGCGTGCACTTCGGTGACGACGCCGCGGCCCGGGTACTCACCCGTGAGATCAACGAGTTCTGCGCGGGCGTCGTGCGGGCGCACCCGCACAGGTTCGGTCAGCTCGCCACGCTGCCACTGCCCGACGTCGACGGTGCACTGGACGAACTCGCCTACTGCTTCGACGAGCTCGGCGCCGACGGGGTCGCGCTGCTGTCCAACCACGGCGGCGTACGGCTGGGCGACCCGCGGTTCGCACCCGTCCTGGCCGAGCTGGATCGGCGCGCGGCGGTCGTGCTGCTGCATCCGACCACCTGCCGGGGCCACGAGGAGCTCTCCTCGGGTCGGCCGCAGCCGATGATCGAGTTCCTGTTCGAGACGGCGCGCACCGTGGTCGACTTCATCCTCGGTGGTGCGGCGGAGCGCTTCCGCGACATCCGCCTGATCGTGCCGCACCTCGGTGGCGTGCTGCCGCTGCTCGCCGAACGGGTCGAACTGTTCCGGGCGATCAGCGGAGCGCCCGCCGACCGGACCACGGTCGCCGAGCTGCTCGGGCGGTTCTACTACGAGCTGGCCGGGACACCGTCGACAACGCAGATCGCGGCGCTGAACTCCATCGCCAGTCCGGACCGGCTGCTCTACGGCAGTGACTACGCCTGGACGCCTCGCGAGCACGCGATCGACCTGCTGCGGGCGCTCGACACGGTGCTGGCCGCCGAACACGACGACTGGCGCAGGCAGACGACCGAGAACGCGCACGCCCTCTTCGGACGAGGCGGCTGA
- a CDS encoding helix-turn-helix transcriptional regulator, producing MSVELGAFLRSRRERMAPADAGLPVTGRRRTPGLRREELALLAGISATWLTYLEQGRDVRPSRQVLDALARALRLTDAEQEHLRRLAGGTAAPEEDLAEQVTPEVAAVPALLGDNPAYVTGVCYDILACNAAAAELLPGVGPGGNLVRWMLTEPAARDVLVDWEPEARHILARLRAIAGRHSGHPRVARLVAELTAASPEAREWWPQYDIQFSHAGHKRLRHPRLGVITVPHAAFQVAERPDQTLVVYQLPADAGSGRGPAPHRPGVSA from the coding sequence GTGAGCGTGGAGCTGGGCGCGTTCCTGCGCAGCCGCCGGGAGCGAATGGCCCCGGCCGACGCGGGCCTGCCGGTCACCGGCCGCCGCCGCACCCCCGGGCTGCGCCGCGAGGAGCTGGCGTTGCTGGCGGGCATCAGCGCCACCTGGCTCACCTACCTCGAACAGGGCCGTGACGTGCGCCCGTCCCGCCAGGTGCTCGACGCCCTGGCCCGCGCGCTGCGGCTCACCGACGCCGAGCAGGAGCACCTCCGCCGCCTCGCCGGCGGCACGGCCGCCCCCGAGGAGGACCTCGCCGAGCAGGTCACGCCCGAGGTCGCGGCGGTCCCGGCGTTGCTGGGCGACAACCCCGCCTACGTCACCGGCGTCTGCTACGACATCCTCGCGTGCAACGCCGCCGCCGCCGAGCTCCTGCCGGGTGTCGGTCCGGGCGGCAACCTCGTGCGCTGGATGCTCACCGAGCCCGCAGCCCGAGACGTGCTGGTCGACTGGGAGCCGGAGGCACGCCACATCCTGGCCCGGCTGCGCGCGATCGCGGGGCGGCACTCCGGCCACCCGCGGGTGGCCAGGCTGGTGGCCGAGCTGACGGCGGCCAGCCCCGAGGCGCGCGAATGGTGGCCGCAGTACGACATCCAGTTCAGCCACGCGGGCCACAAACGCCTCCGGCATCCCCGGCTGGGTGTGATCACCGTGCCGCACGCCGCGTTCCAGGTCGCCGAGCGGCCCGACCAGACCCTGGTGGTCTACCAGCTGCCGGCCGACGCGGGTTCGGGGCGCGGGCCGGCGCCCCACCGGCCCGGCGTTTCGGCCTGA
- a CDS encoding zinc-binding dehydrogenase encodes MRAWTVASPDDGVRLREVPEPTLQGGGVLIDVLAAHVPAYTKAVVRGNRGGLPVPLTLGPACVGRVIDVAPDVFGVAPGDIVLDTALLDAGDGDAILVGWVGLGGSGAGSERTDRMRAVWRDGVFAERALCAKETLVRLPGAERYPDPARLSFLPWLCIAASGLSAAGPLAGRDVAVIGATGQLGGAAVLMALAQGAATVTAVGRNQRALDRLAGLGPRVRTHRLTGDRPTDAAGIGPVHVALDTLGATPTPDATMAGYDSLRERGTLVLVGGVRQELPIPYGDLMRRGLTVRGSWMSDEQTVTTVWNLIRSGLLDLSAVEPLPVGLDDPAAALDLAERTTGLDFVALLPAPAPQPVTPGRG; translated from the coding sequence ATGCGAGCTTGGACTGTTGCTTCACCAGACGACGGCGTACGCCTCCGCGAGGTACCGGAACCCACCCTCCAGGGCGGTGGCGTCCTGATCGACGTGCTCGCCGCGCACGTCCCGGCGTACACGAAGGCGGTGGTGCGCGGGAACCGCGGCGGCCTGCCGGTACCGCTGACCCTGGGTCCCGCCTGCGTCGGCCGGGTGATCGACGTCGCGCCCGACGTGTTCGGTGTCGCGCCGGGCGACATCGTGCTGGACACGGCGCTGCTCGACGCGGGGGACGGCGACGCGATACTGGTGGGCTGGGTCGGCCTCGGCGGTTCCGGCGCCGGCAGCGAGCGCACCGACCGGATGCGTGCGGTGTGGCGCGATGGCGTCTTCGCCGAACGGGCATTGTGCGCCAAGGAGACGCTGGTCCGGCTGCCCGGCGCGGAGCGGTACCCGGACCCGGCCCGGCTGTCGTTCCTGCCGTGGCTCTGCATCGCCGCCTCGGGGCTGTCCGCCGCGGGCCCGCTGGCCGGCCGAGATGTGGCGGTGATCGGTGCGACCGGCCAGCTGGGCGGCGCGGCGGTGTTGATGGCACTGGCGCAGGGCGCGGCGACGGTGACCGCGGTGGGCCGCAACCAGCGGGCGCTCGACCGGCTGGCCGGGCTCGGCCCCCGGGTGCGCACCCACCGGTTGACCGGCGATCGCCCGACGGACGCGGCGGGAATCGGCCCGGTGCATGTCGCGCTCGACACTCTCGGCGCCACGCCGACCCCGGACGCGACCATGGCCGGCTACGACAGCCTGCGGGAACGCGGCACCCTCGTCCTGGTCGGCGGGGTGCGCCAGGAGCTGCCCATCCCGTACGGTGACCTGATGCGCCGCGGACTCACCGTGCGCGGCTCCTGGATGAGCGACGAGCAGACGGTGACCACGGTGTGGAACCTGATCCGCTCCGGCCTGCTGGACCTGTCCGCGGTCGAGCCGCTGCCCGTCGGGCTGGACGACCCGGCAGCCGCCCTCGACCTGGCGGAACGCACGACCGGTCTGGACTTCGTCGCACTCCTGCCCGCACCGGCCCCGCAGCCGGTCACCCCCGGCCGGGGGTGA
- a CDS encoding App1 family protein, giving the protein MSTGTDETPMHRAARVSDSMRALAERRLRQRGWRTMIVPYAGYGAPDWARVICRVLLRPPDPRPPRPRTKHRKVRGWRSFTSVPAQGVPVTIVAGERRVEALTDRGGFVDLRVDAELTPGWDQVLLESEGTAAVPAPVRVVDPDVRFGIVSDVDDTVMVTALPRPLLAAWNTFVLDEHARASVPGMAVLYERLATGHPGSPVFYLSTGAWNVAPTLSRFLSRHLFPAGPLLLTDWGPTTDSWFRSGREHKRDTLRRLTREFPSIRWLLIGDDGQHDEQLYAEFAAEFGEHVAAVAIRRLSPAQSLLARGLPAPHGAPNTRDLTWLSAPDGAGLSTLLREAGLLPD; this is encoded by the coding sequence ATGTCGACGGGTACCGACGAGACGCCGATGCACCGGGCCGCCCGGGTGTCGGACTCGATGCGTGCGCTCGCCGAGCGGCGCCTGCGGCAGCGGGGCTGGCGCACGATGATCGTCCCGTACGCGGGCTACGGCGCCCCGGACTGGGCCCGGGTGATCTGCCGGGTGCTGCTGCGACCGCCGGACCCGCGGCCGCCGCGACCCCGCACGAAACACCGCAAGGTACGCGGCTGGCGCAGCTTCACGTCGGTCCCGGCGCAGGGTGTGCCGGTGACGATCGTGGCGGGGGAGCGCAGGGTCGAGGCGCTCACCGACCGCGGCGGGTTCGTCGACCTGCGGGTGGACGCCGAGCTGACCCCCGGCTGGGACCAAGTGCTGTTGGAGAGCGAGGGCACCGCGGCCGTGCCGGCGCCCGTCCGGGTCGTCGACCCGGACGTCCGGTTCGGCATCGTCTCCGACGTGGACGACACCGTGATGGTCACCGCGCTGCCGCGACCGCTGCTCGCCGCCTGGAACACGTTCGTTCTGGACGAGCACGCCCGTGCCTCGGTGCCGGGCATGGCCGTGTTGTACGAGCGGCTCGCGACCGGGCACCCGGGATCGCCGGTGTTCTACCTGTCCACCGGCGCCTGGAACGTGGCGCCGACGCTGTCCCGGTTCCTGTCCCGGCACCTGTTCCCGGCCGGCCCGCTGCTGCTGACCGACTGGGGGCCGACCACCGACTCGTGGTTTCGCAGCGGGCGCGAGCACAAGCGGGACACGCTGCGCCGGCTGACCCGGGAGTTCCCGTCGATCCGGTGGTTGCTGATCGGTGACGACGGGCAGCACGACGAGCAGCTGTACGCGGAGTTCGCCGCCGAGTTCGGCGAGCACGTGGCCGCGGTGGCGATCCGCCGGCTGTCACCGGCCCAGTCGCTGCTGGCCCGGGGGCTGCCGGCACCGCACGGTGCGCCGAACACCCGCGATCTGACCTGGCTGTCCGCCCCGGACGGCGCCGGCCTGTCCACCCTGCTGCGCGAGGCCGGCCTGCTGCCCGACTGA